A single window of Cheilinus undulatus linkage group 12, ASM1832078v1, whole genome shotgun sequence DNA harbors:
- the LOC121518416 gene encoding transgelin-like — protein sequence MANKGPSYGLSREVQNKIDKKYDPELEERLVEWIMIQCDSKVCRPEPGKCGFQNWLKDGCVLSEFINSLYASNKPFKSIRSSAMAFKQMEQISLFLQAAEKYGVTKTDMFQTVDLYEGKDLAAVQRTLMALGNLAVTKNDGTYKGDPDWFHKKAQENRREFTEEQLSEGKNVIGLQMGTNKGATQAGMTGYGRPRQIINNP from the exons ATGGCAAACAAAGGTCCTTCTTATGGCCTCAGTCGTGAGGTGCAGAATAAGATTGATAAGAAATATGACCCAGAGCTGGAAGAAAGGCTGGTGGAGTGGATCATGATCCAGTGTGACTCTAAAGTCTGCCGTCCTGAACCCGGCAAATGCGGCTTCCAAAACTGGCTGAAGGATGGATGT gtGCTGAGCGAGTTCATCAACAGCCTCTATGCTTCAAATAAGCCCTTCAAATCCATCAGGAGCTCCGCCATGGCGTTTAAGCAGATGGAACAAATATCGTTGTTCCTACAAGCTGCAGAAAAGTATGGAGTCACCAAAACGGACATGTTTCAGACCGTAGACCTGTACGAAG GTAAAGACCTGGCAGCTGTGCAGAGGACCTTGATGGCCCTGGGTAACCTGGCAGTCACAAAGAATGATGGGACTTACAAGGGAGACCCCGACTGGTTCCATAA gaaAGCTCAGGAGAACAGAAGAGAATTCACAGAGGAGCAGCTGAGCGAAGGCAAAAATGTCATTGGCCTGCAAATGGGCACAAACAAAGGAGCAACTCAAGCTGGAATGACAGGATACGGACGACCACGGCAGATCATCAACAACCCCTGA